In the Fibrobacter sp. UWB4 genome, GAGTCCGATCAAGGATAAGGAAGTCAAGTCTGGCCGCCAGACGCTCGTCGTCATCGACCAGGGCTTTGAACTCGTGAATCAGCGTGTGAATATCTGGCCGGGCAAGGACAGCCGCAACAACTTCGACTTCAGCACCAAGATTCCGAAGGGTAGCGTCAAGGTGACCACGAATCCGCCGCGTTGCCGTATCTACGTTGACGGCGATCTCGCTGACAAGACCGACGGTGCCGAACTCGTCATCCGCAGCCTCGACGCTGGCGACCACGTGATCCGCGCTGAATGCAGCAACCGCAAGAGCGCCGAAGAACTCGTGAAGGTCAAGGGCGAAGAAACGACCGAAGTTCATCTCGATGCAACTGTCGGCAAAAAGAAGAAAAAACGCTAATAGCGGTTTTTCATCAAAAATTTCAAAGAACTCCCCCAAAGGGGAGTTTTTTTTATGTTTTTTTTGTATGTTTATAACATAACATTTCCAATCTAGGAGGAAAAAATGTCAAAAATTTGGATTTTAGCCCTTTGCGCAAGCCTTGCTTTCCTTTCCGGCTGTGCCGATGGTGGCAAAAAGGTCACCCGCCTCGACGTTAATTCTGTAACTGATCTCTCCGGTAGCTGGAATGATACGGATTCTCGACTGGTCGCCGACGAAATGATCAACGACTGCCTCGGCCGTCCTTGGTACAGCCAGTTTGCTGCACAGAAAGGCTCCGTTCCGACCATAGTTATTGGCAAGGTCCGCAATAAGAGCCATGAACACATCCGTGTTGAAACTTTTATCAAGGATATCGAACGCGCCCTTATCAATTCTGGCAAGGCTGAATTCGTCGCCAACTCCAACGAACGTGCAGACCTCCGCGATGAGCTTGCGGACCAGCAGGGTAATGTCACCGAAGAAACCCAGAAAGATGCCGGCATGGAAATCGGTGCAGACCTGATGCTCACCGGCACCATCAACTCCATCATCGACCAGGAAGGGGGCGAACAGGTGGTTTACTACCAGGTCGATATGGAACTCACGGACATCCAGAGCCATCGCAAGCTTTGGATCGGCGACAAGAAGATCAAGAAGTTCATGTCCAAGAGCAGCGTGAAGTTCTAGTCCTTCGTGCAATTCGGAATTAGGAAGTATGAAGTAGGAATTATTTAGTTTGGCGGCTTCGCCGCGATTATTACAATTCCTCATTCCGAACTCCTAATCCCGAATTATCCAAGCTCGCTTCCGCGGGCATTTTTTATATACATTTATCTATATGAAACGATTTATTTTACTACTTGCTGCAACAGTTTTTTTTACGGCGTGTGCGAATAAGTCTATCACCCGTTACGAAGCGCTTGCTCCGGTATTTGAACATAATGGCTGTGAATCTGCGATTGCCGAACTCCAGAAGCAGCGCGATGATCTTTACGGCGACAACACTGAATTTCTCTATTACTTTGATTTAGGCGTCCTGCAGCATTATAACGGAAACTATAAAGAAAGCTCTTTGAATTTTGCCAAGGCAGAAAAGGTTTACGATGACCTTTACACCCGTTCCATCTCGAATGAGGCGGCTGCCATCGTTACCAACGACAATGTCCGCCCGTACAGGGCGCGTCCTTTTGAGTTGCTTGTACTTTACGAAATGCAGATCATGAATTTCCTTGCCCAGAAGGATATTGACGGGGCGATGGTTGAAGTGAACCGCGCACAAAAGGCAATGATGGGGCTTTACCAAAAAGACAGAGGCAAGACGAACGATAACGGATTTTTGCGTTACCTGACGGCGATCGTCTATGAAATGGCGGGCGAACCGGATGAAGCGGCTATTGCTTATTACAAGACCGTCAAGGCTTATAACGAAAACATACTGAACCTTCCGAAGGAAGCTCGTGAGTTTATCATTGAAAGCCTGAGGCGCGCAGACCGTGAAGACGACGTCAGGACGCTCAAGCTTGACGACATTACAGAAACTCCTAAAGCGACAGCAGCTCGCGATCTCGGGCAGGAAATCATTGTCGTGGGTTATGCGGGGCATGGCCCCATCCTTAATGAACTTTACATGTCCGGTACTTATGTTAGCGGGGGCGCTTTAAACCTTACGTACAAGGACGGGAAGACCGGCAAGCTGGAAAGTGTTACCTTGGGCGCTCCGCCTGTCGCTGGTGCTGGTAATGGTCAGACTTTCCACATCAGCATGGCTCTTCCCGAGGCCCATTCTTTCAGGAGCAAGGTGAATCATTTTAATGTCACCGTGGACGATCAGTCTGGAATCCGCCCTGAGAAAGTGATGGCGCTTGACAAGGAACTCGAAATGAACCTCAAGGATGATTTTGCCGCAACCATGACGCGCACAGCCATCCGCGTTGTTCTCCGCACCATCGCAGCCCAGGCTGCCAAGAAGGCCATGAAGACGGATAATGCCCT is a window encoding:
- a CDS encoding PEGA domain-containing protein; translation: MKKLFIFALMMAFLFTTAVADDDDPPPRGKSATVNIITEPPNSDVFLGGEPLGKSPIKDKEVKSGRQTLVVIDQGFELVNQRVNIWPGKDSRNNFDFSTKIPKGSVKVTTNPPRCRIYVDGDLADKTDGAELVIRSLDAGDHVIRAECSNRKSAEELVKVKGEETTEVHLDATVGKKKKKR
- a CDS encoding penicillin-binding protein activator LpoB, encoding MSKIWILALCASLAFLSGCADGGKKVTRLDVNSVTDLSGSWNDTDSRLVADEMINDCLGRPWYSQFAAQKGSVPTIVIGKVRNKSHEHIRVETFIKDIERALINSGKAEFVANSNERADLRDELADQQGNVTEETQKDAGMEIGADLMLTGTINSIIDQEGGEQVVYYQVDMELTDIQSHRKLWIGDKKIKKFMSKSSVKF